One Maribacter sp. HTCC2170 genomic window, TAAATATTTGAAAACTATACGTCTGTTGTGTGTGCCCTTTTCAGCTGTCTGATTGTTAGCTGCCTTAGACTTTGTTATCAATGGCTCAACAAACTGCTTTAAGGCTTTTGCCTTGGCAACAGTAGTGTTTATTCTTTTATGCTCTATAAGAGAAGAAGCCATATTTGCCAACATAGCTTTTCTATGTGCAGCTTTTCTTCCTAAATGATTAACTTTTTTTCCGTGTCTCATTATTCAATTTTATCATCTTGCTACCAAATCCCAAAAATTACCTTTAGGAGAGCAAAATATGATTATTTAATCTTTGTCTAATTTATATTTTGAAAGATCCATTCCGAAGCTCAATCCTTTGTTGATCACCAACTCTTCAAGTTCAGTTAAGGATTTCTTTCCAAAGTTTCTGAACTTCATCAAGTCATTTTTATTGAATGAAACCAAGTCTCCCAAAGTATCTACTTCAGCTGCTTTCAAACAATTCAAAGCACGAACTGAAAGATCCATGTCTACTAATTTCGTTTTCAACAATTGACGCATATGTAATGATTCCTCATCATATGTTTCAGTTTGAGCTATCTCATCCGCCTCAAGTGTGATTCTCTCATCGGAGAATAACATGAAGTGGTGAATAAGAACTTTTGCACCTTCAGTCAAAGCATCTTTCGGGTGTATTGAACCATCAGTAACGATTTCAAAAACTAATTTTTCATAATCAGTCTTTTGTTCAACCCTAAAGTTTTCAATACTATATTTTACATTTTTTATAGGTGTAAAAATAGAATCAACCGCAATTGTACCTAAGGCAGCATTGGATTTTTTGTTTTCCTCTGCAGGAACATACCCTCTACCTTTATCAATAACAATTTCCATATTGATACTGACCTTGGAATCCATATTACAGATAACCAAATCAGGGTTCAAAACTTGATACCCAGAAATGAATTTTTGAAAATCACCAGCAGTCAATTGATCTTTTCCACTTACAGAAATAGATACAACCTCAGCTTCTGAATCCTCAATTTGCTTTTTAAAACGAACTTGTTTCAAGTTCAAAATAATCTCTGTAACATCTTCTACAACACCAGGAATTACAGAGAACTCATGTTCTACTTTATCAATCCTTACAGAAGTAATAGCATGGCCTTCCAAAGATGAAAGCAATACTCTTCTTAATGCGTTCCCAACGGTTAAACCGTAACCAGGTTCCAATGGTCTAAATTCAAATTTCCCTTCGAAATCTGAAGAATCGATCATTATTACTTTATCGGGTTTCTGAAAATTAAATAATGCCATAATTGGATCAGTGTTGTTTTATTTTGAGTATAACTCGACGATTAATTGTTCCTTGATATTTTCAGGAATCTGCATTCTCTCTGGAACAGAAACAAAAGTTCCTTCTTTCTTTTCTGAGTTCCAAGTAATCCATTCATATACATGACCACTAGCTGACAAAGCATCTTCAATAGTCTGTAAAGATTTTGATTTTTCTCTTACTCCTACAACATCACCTGCTTTCAAAGAATAAGAAGGAATATTAACCAACTCCCCATTAACCGTAATATGCCTGTGAGAAACCAATTGTCTTGCACCTCTTCTAGAAGTAGAGACTCCCATTCTGTAAACTACATTGTCAAGTCTTGATTCACAAAGTTGTAAAAGTACCTCACCGGTTACTCCTTTACTTCTATTTGCACTGGCAAACAAGTTTCTAAATTGTTTTTCCAATATACCATAGGTATATTTTGCCTTTTGTTTTTCCATCAACTGAACAGCGTATTCAGATTTTTTACCTCTACGTCTATTCTGTCCGTGTTGCCCAGGAGGGTAACTTTTCTTTTCAAAAGACTTATCGTCTCCAAAAATCGCTTCGCCAAACTTACGTGCGATCTTACTTTTTGGTCCTGTATATCTTGCCATCTTCTTTTAATTTGGAAATGTGATTATGAATTAAGGCTTAATCCTTCGATAATCGTAACTACACCTCCTTTGAAATATTAATATTAATTAAACTCTTCTTCTTTTTGGAGGTCTACACCCGTTATGTGGCATTGGGGTAACATCGATGATTTCAGTAACCTCGATACCAGCATTGTGTAAAGAACGAATTGCAGATTCTCTACCATTACCTGGCCCCTTTACATAAACCTTCACCTTTCTAAGACCTGCTTCGTGAGCTACCTTAGCACAATCCTCAGCAGCTACTTGAGCAGCATATGGAGTGTTCTTCTTAGAACCTCTGAAACCTTGTTTTCCAGCAGATGACCAAGAGATAACATCTCCCTTTTTATTAGTCAAGGATATGATAATATTATTGAAAGATGCTGTAACGTGAGCTTCTCCCACGGCATCTACTATTACCTTACGTTTCTTAGCCGATTTTGCATTTGTCTTTGCCATAATATGCTACTTATTATTTAGTTGCCTTTTTCTTGTTGGCAACTGTTTTTCTTTTTCCTTTACGGGTTCTAGAGTTGTTCTTGGTTCTTTGACCTCTTAAAGGCAGACCAGCTCTATGACGAATACCTCTGTAACAACCAATATCCATTAATCGCTTAATGTTCAATTGTGTCTCAGACCTTAATTCACCTTCAATAGTGTATAAAGCAACAGCCTCACGAATACGACCAATTTCATCATCGTTCCAATCAGATACTTTAGTATCTTCACTAACCTGTGCCTTATCTAAAATCTCTTTAGACCTACTTTTACCAATACCAAAAATATAGGTAAGGGCTATAACACCTCTCTTCTGTTTTGGTATATCTATACCTGCAATTCTTGCCATAATTACCCTTGTCTTTGTTTAAATCTAGGATTCTTTTTGTTGATTACGTACAACCTGCCTTTTCTGCGAACTATTTTGCAATCGGCACTTCTTTTCTTTACTGAAGCTCTAACTTTCATCTTGCTGTCTTAATATCTATATGTAATTCTTGCTTTGGTCAGGTCATATGGGCTCATCTCCAATTTAACCTTATCTCCAGGAAGCAATTTTATGTAATGCATTCTCATTTTGCCCGATATATGAGCTGTTACCACATGCCCATTTTCAAGTTCCACTCGAAACATTGCATTCGAAAGAGCCTCTATAATAGACCCATCTTGTTCAATTGCCGCTTGTTTAGCCATAACTTATGCTACTTTCCTGTTTTTACCAGATTTCATTAAACCATCATAATGTCTGTTCAATAGGTAAGCGTTTACTTGCTGAACAGTATCAATGGCTACACCAACCATAATCAATAGCGATGTACCACCATAAAACAATGCCCAACCTGCTTGAACATCCATCAACTTAACCACTATTGCCGGTAATACTGCCAATAGAGCTAGAAAGACTGATCCAGGTAATGTAATCAATGACATTATCTTATCTAAGAAATCTCCGGTTTCCTTCCCTGGTCTAATACCTGGGATAAAACCACCACTTCTTTTCAAATCATCAGCCATCTTATTTGTAGGCACTGTAATTGCAGTATAAAAATATGTAAAGATTATAATCAATAGTCCAAACAATATATTATAGGCCAATCCAAAAATATCCTGAAACTGTACTTCCATCCACTGACCAACTGCTGTATTATTAAACGTTTTCCCAATTAAACCAGGAGCAAACATTATAGCTTGTGCAAAGATGATTGGCATTACCCCAGAAGCATTCAACTTCAATGGAATATATTGTCTAGACCCCATTACATTTTTCTCGTAACCACCAGAGGCAGTTCTTCGAGCATATTGCACGGGAATTTGACGTGTTGCCATTACCAATAATACACTGGCTAGGATAACCAAGAACCATAATATGACCTCGATTAGGATGAACATTAAACCACCATTATTATTAGCAGTTCTAGAAATGAATTCCTGAACGAAAGATTGCGGTAAAGTGGCAATAATACCAATCATTATCAATAATGAAATACCATTACCAATACCTTTATCTGTAATTTTCTCACCCAACCACATTGCAAACACACATCCTGTTACCAATATAATAACAGAAGGCACTATAAAATCCAATCCTTTTCCTAGTACAAAAGCACTATCAGGAACACCCAATGCACCTAAACTATAAAGATATGCCGGCGCTTGAACAATACAAATACCAATGGTCAACCATCTAGTAATTTGGTTTATAGTTTTTCGGCCGCTCTCGCCTTCTTTCTGTAATTTCTGTAAATACGGAATTGCAATACCCATTAATTGTACAACAATCGACGCAGAAATATAGGGCATTATCCCCAAGGCAAAAACAGAGGCATTAGCAAATGCACCACCTGTAAAAGCATTAAGTATGCCTAAAATACCATTATCGGTATTTGAGGATAACTCTGCTAATTGTGTGGTATCAATACCAGGAAGAACAATTTGACAGCCAAAACGGTATACCAAAAGAAGACCTAAGGTGATAATAATTCTATTCCTTAGCTCTTCAATCTTCCAAATGTTTGATATTGTCTCGAAAAATTTCTTCATAGTCTTGTCTTGTCTAGCTTATAAACTTATTGCTTCACCACCAGCAGCCTCAATAGCAGCTTTTGCCGTAGCCGTAAACTTATGCACAGAAACTTTTAAAGAAGCCTTTAACTCCCCTCTACCTAAAATTTTAACCAATTCGTTCTTTCCAACTAAACCGTTTTCAACAAGGTTTTCAAAAGTAACAACATCTTTAATCACCTTAGTGTCTACAAGCTCTTGTAGCTTATCAAGATTTATTCCTTGGTATTCTTTCCTGTTTATGTTCTTAAATCCAAATTTAGGAACACGTCTTTGCAAAGGCATTTGACCACCTTCAAAACCAATTTTCTTGGAATAACCTGATCTAGATTTGGCTCCCTTGTGACCTCTGGTCGCAGTACCACCTTTTCCTGATCCCTGTCCTCTTCCTACTCTTTTACCGTCTCTATTGACAGAACCTTCAGCTGGTTTTAGATTACTTAAATTCATTACACCGTATATATATTAAGCCTCCTCTGTGGAAACTAAGTGTTTAACTTTATCTATCATGCCAAGAATATTTGGCGTGGCATCATGCTCTACAATCTGGCCAATCTTACGTAGTCCCAAAGCTTCCAACGTTCTCTTTTGGTTCTGTGGACGCTTAATACTACTTTTTAACTGTTTTACTTTAATCTTTGCCATAATATTCAATTATCCTTTAAAAACTTTTTCCAAAGAAACACCTCTTTGTTGCGCGACTGTTTTTGCACCTCTTAACTGTAAAAGCGCATCAAAAGTAGCTTTAACAACATTATGAGGGTTAGAAGAACCTTGTGACTTTGACAATACATCATGTACTCCCACCGCTTCCAGTACCGCTCTCACAGCACCACCAGCAATTACACCTGTACCATGTGATGCAGGTTGAATATAAACACGGGCACCACCAAATTTTCCTTTTTGCTCATGCGGCAAAGTGTGTTTGTCCAAAGGAATTCTAATAAGGTTCTTTTTAGCATCCTCGATAGCCTTAGCAATAGCTGTTGCAACTTCTTTGGATTTACCCAAGCCATGCCCTACAACTCCTGCTTCATCACCTACCACGACGATAGCCGAGAAACCAAATGCTCTACCACCCTTGGTTACTTTGGTTACCCTTTGTACGCCAACCAATCTATCTTTTAAATCTAAACCTCCTGGCTTAACAGTCTCTACGTTTTTGTATTTCTGGTACATACTCTTTATTAAAATTTTAGTCCTGCTTCCCTTGCTCCTTCAGCGAGCGATTTTACTCTGCCGTGATATAAGTTACCCCCTCTATCAAATGCAACTTGCTCAATGCCAGCTTTTTTGCATTTTTCAGCGATAGTCTTTCCTACCAACGTAGCAATTTCCGATTTGCTTCCCTTTTCAGAAGCCAAATCTTTATCTCTGGATGAAGCTGCAAGTAGGGTAGTCCCTTCGTTATCATCGATTACTTGAGCATAGATTCCAGTATTACTTCTAAATACTGACAATCTTGGTCTGTCAGCAGTTCCGAAGGAAACCTTTCTGATTCTCCTTCTGATTCTTAATTTTCTTTGAGTCTTTGATAATCCCATGACGCTAATTATTAAGCTGATTTACCTGCTTTTCTTCTTAATTGTTCACCAACGAACTTGATACCTTTTCCTTTGTAAGGCTCTGGCTTACGGAAAGAACGAATCTTTGCTGCCACTTGCCCAACTAATTGCTTGTCAAAAGAGGAAAGTTTTATAATTGGATTCTTTCCTTTTTCAGATGTTGTCTCAATCTTAACTTCTGGAGCAATGTTCATCACAATATTGTGGGAAAACCCAAGGGCAAGATCCAATTTTTGACCTTGATTGCTAGCTCTATAACCAACACCAACCAATTCCAGTTCCTTGGTCCAACCTTTAGATACACCTTCAACCATATTCAAAACCAAAGATCTGTACAGACCATGTTTTGCTTTATGTTCTTTTGAATCTGAAGGCCTAGTCACCAATGCCTGACCATCTTCTATCTTAATCTCTACACCAGAAAAATCCTGAGTTAATTCACCCAATTTTCCTTTTACGGCAACCACATTATCCTTAACCTCGATGGTTACACCTTCTGGGATTGCGATTGGATTATTACCTATTCTTGACATTTTTTTACTCTTTAAATAGTATTAATATACATAGCATAATACCTCGCCACCAACATTCTCGTTTTTGGCCTGCTTACTGGTCATTACCCCGTGAGAAGTAGAAACAATCGCAATACCCAACCCGTTAAGTACTCGTGGCATATTACCAGAGTTGGCATACTTACGTAAACCTGGCTTACTTATACGCTGTAATTTTTTAATTACTGGCTCTTTTGTCACCTTATCATATTTTAAGGCAATCTTTATTGAACCCTGTACTTCATCTTCCTCGAACTTATAACTTAAAATATATCCTTGATCGAATAATATTTTCGTTATCTCTTTCTTAACATTGGATGCCGGAATTTCGACCACTCTGTGACCAGCCGAATTGGCATTTCTAACTCTTGTTAAGTAATCTGCTATAGTATCTGTTACCATGTATATATATTTCGGTAGCGGTTTTCAACAATTTGTCGAACCTAAAACCAATTAATCTTTTATTACCAGCTTGCTTTTTTAACTCCAGGAATCAACCCTTGGTTGGCCATCTCTCTGAAAGTCACCCTTGAAATACCAAAAGTTCTCATATACCCTTTAGGTCTCCCTGTTAATTTGCAACGATTGTGCATGCGGACAGGAGAAGCATTTTTTGGCAATTTCTGAAGCGCTTCATAGTCACCAGCTTCTTTCAAAGCTTTACGCTTTTCAGCATATTTAGCAACTGTCTTTGCCCTTTTTCTTTCACGGGCCTTCATTGATTCTTTAGCCATACTAGTTCTTTTTAAAAGGTAATCCTAATTCCGTTAATAATGATTTCGCTTCTTTATCAGTTGGCGCAGATGTAACGAATGTTATATCCATACCATTAATTCTGTTGATTTTATCAATATTGATTTCAGGAAAAATAATCTGTTCAGTAACACCTAAACTATAATTACCTCTGCCATCAAAACCTGTGGCACGAATTCCTTGAAAATCTCTTACCCTTGGCAAAGCCGAAGTAACTAATCTATCCAAGAATTCATACATTTTTTCTCCACGCAAAGTAACTTTCGCCCCAATCGGCATTCCTTTACGAAGTTTAAATGTGGCAACATCCTTTTTTGATATAGTAGCTATAGCCTTTTGACCAGTGATATTTGACAATTCATCAACAGCATGATCAATCAACTTTTTATCAGCTACTGCAGCTCCTACACCTCTGCTCACCACAATTTTTTCTAATTTAGGAACTTGCATTACATTTTTGTAACCAAACTCCTCTTTAAGCGCACTTACAATACGCTCGTTATATTCTGTTTTTAATCTTGCAACGTAAGCCATAACTAAATTACTTCATTGGATTTTTTAGAAAATCTAACCTTCTTACCATCTCTAACTTCTAACCCCACCCTAGTTGCTTCACTAGATTTGGAATCTATCAATGATAGATTGGAAATATGAATAGGAGCCTCTTTCTTAACAATACCGCCTTGAGGATTGTTCGCACTTGGCTTCTCATGTTTTGAAACCATATTGGCTCCTTCCACGATAGCCTTGTCCTTTTCAATAAACACCTTGGTCACTTTACCTTCAGTACCTTTATGGTCTCCAGCAATTATCCGAACGGTATCTCCTGTTTTTATCTTTAACTTTTTCATTATCGTCTTAATATTAAAGCACCTCAGGGGCTAATGATACAATCTTCATGAACTGCTTATCACGTAATTCCCTGGCAACTGGGCCAAAAACACGAGTACCTCTCATTTCACCTGTTGGGTTCAATAAAACACAAGCATTATCATCAAAACGAATGTAAGAACCATCCTGTCTTCTTACTTCTTTCTTTGTCCTAACCACAACTGCGGTTGAAACTGCTCCTTTTTTGATACCACCATTTGGTGTAGCTTCTTTTACCGTAACAACGATTTTATCGCCAATAGAAGCATATCTTCTTTTGGTACCACCAAGAACTCGGATGGTCAAAACCTCTTTTGCTCCTGTATTGTCCGCTACCTTTAATCTTGATTCTTGCTGTAACATAATTATTTAGCTCTTTCTAAGATTTCTACTAACCTCCAACATTTTGTCTTGCTCAAGGGACGGGTCTCCATAATCTTTACGGTATCACCAATATTACAATCGTTCTTTTCGTCGTGTGCAACGTATTTCTTCGTTTTCAAAACGAACTTACCGTACATAGGGTGTTTAACTCTTTTTACTTCAGCGACTACAATAGATTTCTCCATTTTGTCGCTAGTAACAACCCCTACTCTCTCTTTTCTTAAGTTTCTTTTTTCCATAAAGCAGAACCAATTATTGGTTTTCCCTATTAGTTAATTCTGTTGCTAATCTTGCAACCGTTCTTCTTACTTTTCTGATCTGAAGAGGGTTCTCCAATGGAGTTACAAAATGCGCCATCTTTAAATCTGCATGCTGCTTCTTGTACTCAGCAAGCTTTTCCGTAAGTTCTTCGACAGATAATTTCTTTATTTCTAAATTTTTCATGATTCCTTACGATTAATTCTCTTCAGTATAATCTCTTGCAACAACGAACTTCGTTTTTACAGGTAATTTCTGGGCTGCCAATCGCAAAGCTTCCTTTGCAACTTCTTGGGGCACACCACCAACTTCGAACATTATTCTACCTGGCTTTACCACAGCAACAAAATATTCTGGAGCACCTTTACCTTTACCCATACGTACTTCCAATGGTTTCTTGGTAATAGGCTTATCTGGGAATATTTTAATCCATAATTGCCCTTCCCTTTTCATAAACCTTGTTGCAGCAATACGAGCTGCTTCAATTTGACGGGAAGTCAAAAAAGATGAATCCAAGGATTTTATGCCGAACATTCCGTTTGAAAGCCTATGACCTCTTCCGGAGTTACCCTTCATACGGCCCTTTTGCATTTTACGAAACTTGGTTCTTTTCGGTTGTAACATTTCTCTACTTCTTTAAAAAATTACTTTCTACGACGTTGCTTTCTCTGTCCGTCTTGCTTTCCACCTTTTCCACCTTGGCCTTTTTGCATGCCAACCAATGGAGAAAGCTCTCTTTTACCGTATACCTCACCTTTCATGATCCAAACCTTTATACCTAATCTTCCGTAGGTAGTATGAGCTTCATGTAAGGCATAATCAATATCGGCCCTAAAAGTTGATAAAGGAATACGACCATCTTTATAAGATTCGGAACGAGCCATTTCAGCCCCATTCAAACGTCCTGATATCTGAACTTTTATCCCCTCCGCATTCATTCTCATTGCAGCAGCAATTGACATTTTGATTGCACGTCTGAATGAAATTCTACTCTCAATTTGTCTTGCAATACTTGCAGCAACCAAATTAGCATCTACTTCAGGTCTTTTGATCTCATAAATATTGATCTGAACCTCTTTATTGGTAATCTTCTTTAACTCCTCTTTTAGCTTGTCAACTTCTTGACCACCTTTACCAATTATAATACCTGGTCTCGCAGTTGTTACCGTAACGGTAATCAACTTTAAAGTGCGCTCAATAATTACCCTAGATACACTTGCCTTAGAAAGACGGGCATGTATATACTTTCTGATTTTATCATCTTCTGCCAGCTTATCGCCATAATCATTTCCACCATACCAGTTAGATTCCCATCCTCTGATAATTCCTAGACGATTTCCTATCGGATTTGTTTTCTGTCCCATTCTAGCTTGCTATATTATTGTTAGACCCCAAAACCAAAGTAACATGGTTTGAACGTTTTCTTATTCTATGCGCTCTACCCTGTGGTGCTGGTCGCAATCTTTTTAACATACTACCACTATCAACTCTAATCTCCTTAACTACAAGGTCAGCATCTTCCATACTGGCATCCTCATTTTTAGCTTGCCAATTTGCCAATGCAGATAAAAGCAATTTTTCCAATCTTCTAGAAGCTTCTTTTGAATTAAATCTCAAGATTGCCAAAGCTTTCTCAACTTCAACTCCTCTAATCAAATCTGCAACCAATCTCATCTTTCTAGGAGAGGTAGGGCAATTATTCAATTTAGCGAATGCCAATTGTTGTTTTTCAGCCTTGATTCTTTCGGCCATTTGTCTTTTTCGAACTCCCATAGCTTACTTTTTACCCTTATTCTTAGCTCCTGCATGACCTCTAAAAGATCTAGTCGGAGAAAATTCGCCTAGTTTGTGACCTACCATATTCTCTGTAATATAAACAGGAACAAATTGTCTCCCATTATGAACAGCTACAGTAAGACCAACAAAATCAGGTGTTATCATTGATGCTCTTGACCAAGTTTTTATCACACTCTTCTTTCCAGAAGATGCATTTTGTTGGACTTTTTTATCCAAACTATGATGAACGTAAGGTCCTTTTTTTAGTGAACGTGCCATTTCTTTTTCTTTTTATTTCTTTCTACGTTCTAATATATATCTATTCGTGCTTTTGGTTTTAGAACGAGTTCTATAACCTTTGGCAGGAATTCCATTTTTAGATCTTGGGTGTCCTCCAGAAGCTCTACCTTCACCACCACCCATTGGATGATCAACAGGGTTCATAGCTACCGGCCTTGTCCTAGGTCTTCTACCCAACCATCTGCTTCTACCTGCTTTACCAGATACCAACAATTGATGATCCGAATTTGAGACAGCCCCAATAGTCGCTAAACAACCAGAGAGCACAAGCCTAGTTTCACCTGATGGTAATTTTACCGTAACAAACTTACCGTCCTTTGCCATTAACTGAGCAAATGTTCCAGCACTTCGCGCCATCACGGCACCTTGTCCTGGTCTCAACTCAATACATGAAATAATAGTTCCTAAAGGAATATCATTCAATGGAAGTGCATTTCCTATCTCCGGAGCAGCAGTAGCTCCAGCAGAAACTGTTTGACCTACTTCTAATCCGTTTTGCGCTATCACATAGCGTTTTTCTCCATCTACATATTCCAGTAACGCAATAAAAGCGGTTCTGTTAGGATCATACTGAATTGATTTTACTGTAGCAGCAACTCCTTGCTTATCTCTTTTAAAATCAATAATACGATACCTTCTTTTATGACCTCCGCCTCTATGGCGCATGGTCATTTTTCCATGACTATTTCTACCTCCCGACTTTTTTAACGGAGCAAGCAAGCTTTTCTCCGGCTTATCAGCAGTAATGGCGTCAAATCCGTTTACTACTCTAAAACGCTGTCCAGGAGTGATTGGTTTTAATTTTCTAACTGACATTTCTTGTCTTTATAGATTACTGTAAAAATCAATTATATCACCTTCAGCAACATCGATAATAGCCTTTTTAATAGCATTTGTCTTACCGTGCTGAATTCCAGTTTTAGTATATCGTGACTTTCTAGTAGGACCATAATTCATGGTTCTTACTTTTTTCACAGAAACACCATAAGTTGCCTCAACAGCATCCTTAATCTGGATTTTGTTTGCCTTAGGATCCACAACGAAACCATAACGATTGTGCAACTCGCTATCCGCAGTCATTTTTTCCGTTATAATTGGCTTTATTAACACACTCATCGTTTTCCTATTTATTTAAGTTCAATTCTATACCTTCTAATGAACCTTCAAGCAATACAATATTATTTGCATTTAATATTTTGTAAGTGCTTAATTCTGAGTTGATTACAACTTCAGAACGCTCTAAATTACGCGAAGACAAATATACACCATTATTTGAATCACCCAACACAAACAAAGATTTTTTGTTTTCCAGTCCCAAGGACTTTAAAATTTGTACAAAATCCTTCGTTTTAGGTGTCTCCAAATCAAAGTCTTCAACTACCATTACGGCCTTCTCTTTTGTCTTAATACTAAGAGCAGATTTTCTAGCCAAACGTTTTACGTTTTTATTCAGTTTTTGGCTATAATCTTTAGGTCTTGGGCCAAAAATACGACCACCACCTCTAAAGATAGGAGACTTGATACTACCCGCTCTAGCGGTACCAGTACCTTTTTGCTTCTTAATCTTTCTTGTACTTCCAACAATCTCGCCTCTTTCCTTAGCCTTGTGAGTACCCTGCCTCTGATGAGCCAAGTACTGCTTAACATCCAGGTAAATAGCGTGGTTGTTTGGTTCTATAGCGAAAACATTGTCAGAAAGGTCTACCTTTCTTCCTGTTTCTTTTCCTTTAATATCTAAAACTGCTACCTTCATTACTGCCACCTTTTAATGGTTACATAAGCATTCTTATGACCAGGAACACACCCTTTAACAACTAAAAGATTTTTCTCTGGAACTATTTTTAAAACTCTAAGGTTTTGAACCGTTGTACGGTCACCACCCATTCTACCGGCCATCCTCATACCTTTGAATACTCTCGCAGGATAAGAAGCCGCCCCAATAGAACCAGGAGCCCTAAGTCTATTGTGTTGCCCGTGAGTTGCTTGACCAACACCGGCGAAACCGTGTCGCTTTACAACTCCTTGAAAACCTTTTCCCTTTGATGTTCCTACAACATCAACAAATTCTCCTTCTACAAAAACGTCAACACCAATAGTGTCTCCCAATTTATATTCACCTTCAAATCCTTGGAACTCAACGACTTTTTTCTTTGGAGAAGCACCTGCTTTTTTAAAGTGGCCAGATTCAGCCTTATTAGCACGTTTTTCTGCCTTGTCATCGAAACCAAGTTGAAGGGCACTGTACCCGTCTACCTCTTCGGTTCTGACTTGGGTAACCACACATGGGCCTGCCTCAATGACGGTACATGGAACATTTTTTCCATTCTCATCAAAGATGCTGGTCATGCCTACTTTTTTTCCTATTAACCCAGACATATAATTATTATTTATTTATTATTCAACTATTAAACTCTTTTACAAAAAAACAGGGTCAAAAATAATTCAACCCTGAATTTATTTTTGTTACCGTTTTTCCCTTGCACGCAGCTCGGGACATGTTTAAACCATTCCTATTTGGAATGACCGATACTTACACTTTAATCTCAACCTCAACACCACTTGGAAGTTCTAACTTCATAAGGGCATCAATTGTTTTAGACGAAGAACTATAAATGTCCAACAATCTTTTATAAGAGCTCAATTGAAATTGCTCTCTTGATTTTTTATTTACGTGCGGAGAACGCAAAACCGTAAATATTTTTTTATGTGTTGGTAAAGGAATTGGCCCAGTTACCAC contains:
- the rplF gene encoding 50S ribosomal protein L6, with protein sequence MSRIGNNPIAIPEGVTIEVKDNVVAVKGKLGELTQDFSGVEIKIEDGQALVTRPSDSKEHKAKHGLYRSLVLNMVEGVSKGWTKELELVGVGYRASNQGQKLDLALGFSHNIVMNIAPEVKIETTSEKGKNPIIKLSSFDKQLVGQVAAKIRSFRKPEPYKGKGIKFVGEQLRRKAGKSA
- the rpmC gene encoding 50S ribosomal protein L29, with translation MKNLEIKKLSVEELTEKLAEYKKQHADLKMAHFVTPLENPLQIRKVRRTVARLATELTNRENQ
- the rplP gene encoding 50S ribosomal protein L16 — encoded protein: MLQPKRTKFRKMQKGRMKGNSGRGHRLSNGMFGIKSLDSSFLTSRQIEAARIAATRFMKREGQLWIKIFPDKPITKKPLEVRMGKGKGAPEYFVAVVKPGRIMFEVGGVPQEVAKEALRLAAQKLPVKTKFVVARDYTEEN
- the rplE gene encoding 50S ribosomal protein L5, which encodes MAYVARLKTEYNERIVSALKEEFGYKNVMQVPKLEKIVVSRGVGAAVADKKLIDHAVDELSNITGQKAIATISKKDVATFKLRKGMPIGAKVTLRGEKMYEFLDRLVTSALPRVRDFQGIRATGFDGRGNYSLGVTEQIIFPEINIDKINRINGMDITFVTSAPTDKEAKSLLTELGLPFKKN
- the rpsQ gene encoding 30S ribosomal protein S17; this translates as MEKRNLRKERVGVVTSDKMEKSIVVAEVKRVKHPMYGKFVLKTKKYVAHDEKNDCNIGDTVKIMETRPLSKTKCWRLVEILERAK
- the rpsH gene encoding 30S ribosomal protein S8, producing the protein MVTDTIADYLTRVRNANSAGHRVVEIPASNVKKEITKILFDQGYILSYKFEEDEVQGSIKIALKYDKVTKEPVIKKLQRISKPGLRKYANSGNMPRVLNGLGIAIVSTSHGVMTSKQAKNENVGGEVLCYVY
- the rpsN gene encoding 30S ribosomal protein S14; the encoded protein is MAKESMKARERKRAKTVAKYAEKRKALKEAGDYEALQKLPKNASPVRMHNRCKLTGRPKGYMRTFGISRVTFREMANQGLIPGVKKASW
- the rplR gene encoding 50S ribosomal protein L18 gives rise to the protein MGLSKTQRKLRIRRRIRKVSFGTADRPRLSVFRSNTGIYAQVIDDNEGTTLLAASSRDKDLASEKGSKSEIATLVGKTIAEKCKKAGIEQVAFDRGGNLYHGRVKSLAEGAREAGLKF
- the rplX gene encoding 50S ribosomal protein L24, with the translated sequence MKKLKIKTGDTVRIIAGDHKGTEGKVTKVFIEKDKAIVEGANMVSKHEKPSANNPQGGIVKKEAPIHISNLSLIDSKSSEATRVGLEVRDGKKVRFSKKSNEVI
- the rplN gene encoding 50S ribosomal protein L14, with product MLQQESRLKVADNTGAKEVLTIRVLGGTKRRYASIGDKIVVTVKEATPNGGIKKGAVSTAVVVRTKKEVRRQDGSYIRFDDNACVLLNPTGEMRGTRVFGPVARELRDKQFMKIVSLAPEVL
- the rpsC gene encoding 30S ribosomal protein S3, with amino-acid sequence MGQKTNPIGNRLGIIRGWESNWYGGNDYGDKLAEDDKIRKYIHARLSKASVSRVIIERTLKLITVTVTTARPGIIIGKGGQEVDKLKEELKKITNKEVQINIYEIKRPEVDANLVAASIARQIESRISFRRAIKMSIAAAMRMNAEGIKVQISGRLNGAEMARSESYKDGRIPLSTFRADIDYALHEAHTTYGRLGIKVWIMKGEVYGKRELSPLVGMQKGQGGKGGKQDGQRKQRRRK
- the rplV gene encoding 50S ribosomal protein L22; amino-acid sequence: MGVRKRQMAERIKAEKQQLAFAKLNNCPTSPRKMRLVADLIRGVEVEKALAILRFNSKEASRRLEKLLLSALANWQAKNEDASMEDADLVVKEIRVDSGSMLKRLRPAPQGRAHRIRKRSNHVTLVLGSNNNIAS